In the Desulfatiglans anilini DSM 4660 genome, one interval contains:
- the pheA gene encoding prephenate dehydratase yields MNHSDSNWQEFHKRRSEIDGIDEAILKLLARRQTVSRAIGNAKKELELPIMDPGREGHVLRRLVEIGGEEIAPDAIRRVFREIISACRSVQEDMTIAYLGPPGTFSHQAAIAFFGQAPAFQPVDTLDDVFAAVEKDVCQDGVVPIENAYEGAVSRTLDLLYRSPLRIQGETFLRIRHHLLSRCSTLSEVRCVYSHPMALAQCRGWLRSNLPGVPCRETSSTAAAARLASEEAGAAAVGGQFAAMHLDLSMLVQDIQDYADNVTRFLAIGKRENRPSGHDKTSVLFSLRHRPGSLYEVLEPLARNGINMTRIESRPMKTKTWEYLFFADLEGHERETPLREALPVMDERCAFLKRLGSYPKGGEPWS; encoded by the coding sequence ATGAACCACTCGGACTCAAACTGGCAAGAGTTTCATAAACGGCGAAGCGAAATCGACGGCATCGACGAGGCGATCCTGAAGCTCCTCGCGAGGCGCCAGACCGTCTCGCGCGCCATCGGAAACGCGAAGAAGGAGCTCGAGCTGCCCATTATGGACCCGGGGCGCGAGGGGCATGTGCTCAGGCGGCTGGTGGAGATCGGCGGGGAGGAGATCGCCCCCGACGCCATCCGCCGGGTGTTTCGGGAGATCATCTCCGCCTGCCGCTCCGTGCAGGAGGATATGACCATCGCCTACCTGGGGCCGCCGGGCACCTTCTCCCACCAGGCGGCCATCGCCTTTTTCGGCCAGGCCCCCGCCTTCCAGCCCGTGGACACCCTGGATGACGTCTTCGCCGCCGTGGAAAAAGACGTCTGCCAGGATGGCGTGGTGCCGATCGAAAACGCCTATGAAGGCGCCGTCAGCCGCACCCTGGACCTCCTCTACCGGTCCCCGCTCCGAATCCAGGGCGAAACCTTCCTGCGCATCCGGCACCACCTCCTCAGCCGGTGCAGCACGCTCTCGGAGGTCCGCTGCGTCTACTCGCACCCCATGGCCCTGGCACAGTGCCGAGGGTGGCTCAGAAGCAACCTGCCGGGCGTGCCATGCCGCGAGACTTCCAGCACCGCCGCCGCGGCCCGGCTTGCGTCCGAAGAAGCGGGGGCGGCGGCCGTGGGCGGACAATTCGCAGCGATGCATCTGGACCTTTCGATGCTCGTCCAGGACATCCAGGACTATGCCGACAATGTGACGCGGTTCCTCGCCATCGGCAAGCGGGAAAACCGCCCGAGCGGTCATGACAAGACCTCGGTCCTTTTTTCCCTCCGCCATCGCCCGGGGTCCCTGTACGAAGTCCTCGAACCCCTGGCACGAAACGGGATCAACATGACCCGCATCGAGTCGCGGCCCATGAAGACCAAAACCTGGGAATACCTCTTCTTCGCCGACCTGGAAGGGCATGAAAGAGAGACCCCCCTGAGGGAGGCGCTTCCGGTGATGGACGAGCGATGCGCCTTCCTGAAGCGCCTCGGTTCCTATCCGAAAGGCGGTGAGCCGTGGAGCTGA
- a CDS encoding 2-amino-3,7-dideoxy-D-threo-hept-6-ulosonate synthase, producing MMIGKAIRMERIMDRQTGKTVIVPMDHGVTAGPILGITNMKEAMRQVAAGGANAVVEHKGMVARGHRRSGPDMGLIVHLSASTSLSPHPNAKTLVCTVEEAIKLGADAVSIHVNIGNGYEKEMLADFGKVALSAAEWGMPLLAMIYPRGEKVKDEYDPAVIKHAARLGAELGADMVKVSYTGSPETFREVVEGCHVPVIIAGGPKMGSDRAILEMVRGAIDAGAAGTSIGRNVFQHQNPTRIVRALSMIVHEGADVEKALDFLNHPEKTDSENEPLGLKLARVS from the coding sequence ATCATGATCGGCAAAGCAATCAGAATGGAAAGAATCATGGACCGCCAGACCGGCAAGACCGTCATCGTCCCGATGGACCACGGCGTCACAGCCGGGCCCATCCTGGGCATCACCAATATGAAGGAGGCCATGCGCCAGGTGGCGGCCGGCGGCGCCAACGCCGTTGTGGAGCATAAGGGCATGGTGGCCCGCGGACATCGCCGGAGCGGCCCGGACATGGGACTGATCGTACACCTGTCGGCAAGCACCTCTCTTTCCCCGCACCCCAATGCCAAGACCCTGGTCTGTACGGTCGAAGAGGCCATAAAACTCGGCGCCGACGCCGTCTCGATCCACGTCAACATCGGCAACGGGTACGAAAAGGAGATGCTGGCCGACTTCGGCAAGGTCGCCCTGAGCGCTGCGGAATGGGGCATGCCGCTCCTCGCCATGATCTACCCGCGCGGGGAGAAGGTGAAGGACGAATACGACCCGGCGGTCATCAAGCATGCCGCCCGCCTCGGGGCCGAACTGGGCGCGGACATGGTCAAGGTCAGCTACACCGGCAGTCCGGAGACCTTCCGGGAGGTGGTGGAAGGATGCCACGTCCCCGTCATCATCGCAGGGGGGCCCAAGATGGGCTCGGACCGGGCCATCCTCGAGATGGTCAGGGGAGCCATCGATGCCGGGGCCGCAGGCACCTCCATCGGCCGGAACGTCTTCCAGCACCAGAACCCCACCCGCATCGTGCGGGCCCTTTCCATGATCGTCCATGAAGGCGCCGACGTGGAAAAGGCGCTCGATTTCCTGAATCACCCAGAGAAGACGGATAGTGAAAATGAACCACTCGGACTCAAACTGGCAAGAGTTTCATAA